Proteins encoded by one window of Cylindrospermum stagnale PCC 7417:
- the ftsZ gene encoding cell division protein FtsZ codes for MTLDNNQGLTYKNSQSVGQPGFSLAVNSTNPFNNSGLNYGQNHDSKKMSAENSRIGEIVPGRVANIKVIGVGGGGGNAVNRMIESDVSGVEFWSINTDAQALTLAGAPSRLQIGQKLTRGLGAGGNPAIGQKAAEESRDEIATALEGADLVFITAGMGGGTGTGAAPIVAEVAKEMGALTVGVVTRPFVFEGRRRTSQAEQGIEGLKSRVDTLIIIPNNKLLEVIPEQTPVQEAFRYADDVLRQGVQGISDIITIPGLVNVDFADVRAVMADAGSALMGIGVSSGKSRAREAAIAAISSPLLECSIEGARGVVFNITGGSDLTLHEVNAAAETIYEVVDPNANIIFGAVIDDRLQGEVRITVIATGFTGELQAVPQQNASNARVVTPTTQKRPTSQPPINSPSPTPEPKEKPALDIPDFLQRRRTPPKN; via the coding sequence ATGACACTTGATAATAACCAAGGGCTTACCTATAAAAACTCCCAATCTGTGGGACAGCCAGGGTTCTCTCTGGCAGTTAACTCGACCAACCCCTTTAATAATTCTGGGCTGAACTACGGACAAAATCACGATAGTAAAAAGATGTCTGCTGAAAATAGCCGCATTGGCGAGATTGTTCCTGGTCGGGTTGCCAACATCAAAGTGATTGGTGTGGGTGGTGGCGGTGGCAATGCTGTTAACCGCATGATCGAGTCTGATGTCTCTGGGGTGGAGTTTTGGTCAATTAACACTGATGCTCAAGCTCTTACCTTAGCTGGCGCTCCTAGTCGGTTGCAAATCGGACAGAAGCTGACGCGGGGTTTAGGCGCAGGGGGTAATCCGGCCATTGGTCAAAAGGCAGCGGAGGAATCACGGGACGAGATTGCCACAGCTTTAGAGGGTGCTGATCTAGTATTTATTACAGCTGGTATGGGGGGTGGTACTGGTACAGGTGCAGCCCCGATTGTGGCAGAAGTAGCAAAAGAAATGGGCGCTCTGACTGTCGGCGTAGTAACACGTCCATTTGTCTTCGAGGGACGTCGCCGCACTAGCCAAGCAGAGCAAGGTATTGAAGGACTAAAAAGTCGGGTGGATACCCTGATCATCATCCCCAACAACAAGCTGTTGGAAGTGATCCCCGAACAGACGCCTGTGCAAGAAGCTTTTCGTTATGCAGATGATGTGTTGCGTCAAGGGGTGCAAGGCATTTCTGACATTATCACCATCCCCGGCTTGGTGAACGTTGACTTTGCTGATGTGCGAGCTGTCATGGCAGATGCGGGATCGGCATTGATGGGGATTGGTGTGAGTTCTGGAAAATCTAGAGCCAGAGAAGCGGCGATCGCTGCTATTTCCTCGCCGTTATTAGAATGTTCTATTGAAGGTGCTAGAGGCGTTGTCTTTAATATTACCGGTGGCAGCGACCTGACCCTGCATGAAGTAAATGCTGCCGCAGAAACAATCTATGAAGTGGTTGATCCTAATGCCAATATTATTTTTGGGGCGGTGATTGATGACAGGCTCCAAGGCGAAGTGAGAATTACCGTAATTGCCACTGGGTTTACAGGCGAATTACAAGCAGTGCCACAACAAAATGCGTCTAACGCTAGAGTTGTGACTCCAACAACTCAAAAGCGACCTACATCACAGCCTCCGATTAATTCTCCCAGCCCAACTCCAGAACCCAAAGAAAAACCCGCATTGGATATTCCTGATTTTCTACAACGCCGACGTACACCACCAAAAAATTAA
- the gshB gene encoding glutathione synthase yields the protein MKLTFIIDPIHQLDPCHDTSVALMEAAQILGHEVWVTQANLLSVLEGKAWAILQRVEIVPVQLVEGRWIAANPWYKLSDSSLSSLETMDAVFMRTDPPVNDSYLYATYILDYVDQNKTLVINSPSGIRGANEKMYALQFTNAIPETIVSADKQFIRQFVEAKGATILKPLGNKAGEGILFLQSGDRNFNSIVELSTYQGRVPVMVQTYLPQAKEGDKRIILLNGEPIGALNRLSSGSDFRNNMATGGTVAQTEITPREQEICAQLATKLRQDGLIFVGIDVIGGYLTEVNVTSPTGIREIDRLDGTRLGYQVIQWVEQTLQTKQLK from the coding sequence GTGAAACTAACTTTTATCATTGATCCCATCCATCAGCTTGACCCGTGTCACGATACCAGTGTTGCCCTAATGGAAGCAGCGCAAATCCTCGGACACGAAGTTTGGGTGACTCAGGCAAACCTGCTGAGTGTGTTGGAGGGTAAAGCTTGGGCTATCTTACAGCGGGTAGAAATTGTACCAGTGCAGTTGGTAGAAGGACGTTGGATAGCGGCCAATCCTTGGTATAAGTTGAGCGATAGCTCCTTAAGTTCCTTGGAAACAATGGATGCCGTATTTATGCGGACAGATCCACCAGTCAATGACTCCTACCTTTATGCCACCTACATTCTGGATTACGTTGACCAAAACAAAACCCTGGTAATTAACAGTCCCAGTGGCATTCGTGGGGCCAATGAGAAAATGTATGCCCTCCAGTTTACCAATGCGATTCCAGAAACAATTGTCAGTGCTGATAAGCAGTTTATTCGACAATTTGTTGAAGCCAAGGGGGCGACGATTCTCAAACCACTAGGTAATAAAGCTGGGGAAGGGATTTTATTTTTGCAATCAGGCGATCGCAACTTCAACTCCATCGTCGAACTCAGTACCTATCAAGGTCGAGTGCCAGTTATGGTGCAAACCTATTTACCACAGGCCAAAGAAGGAGACAAGCGGATTATTTTGCTCAATGGCGAACCAATAGGGGCTCTCAACCGTCTTTCCAGTGGTAGTGATTTCCGCAATAATATGGCAACAGGCGGCACAGTGGCTCAAACTGAAATTACCCCACGGGAGCAGGAAATTTGCGCCCAATTAGCCACAAAACTGCGCCAAGACGGCTTAATTTTTGTGGGTATCGACGTGATTGGTGGCTATTTGACCGAAGTCAATGTCACCAGTCCCACTGGAATTCGCGAGATCGACCGCCTAGATGGCACTCGCCTTGGTTATCAGGTAATTCAATGGGTTGAGCAGACTCTACAAACGAAACAACTAAAATAA
- a CDS encoding cell division protein FtsQ/DivIB: MAGIVSVSRTDLAQRRKKLRRQRQMKIIQAIWRTFAVTGLAGGLLWAAIQPMWVLNAPAQIVIKSGNQLLSDKVIQSLLVLSYPQSLWRIEPNAIAKSLQQQPTIAQATVSRRLFPPGLMIEIKERVPVAIALRAVPEAIAQTQKEQRLLDASGVLMPLEKYKSLNPTAKLPSLKVIGSPEKYRPYWTQIYQAVSQSSVKVMEINCQDPTNLILKTELGKVHLGAFITQLPEQIKVLAQMRHLPTKLNPSQIEYIDLKNPEFPLVQMNQNKQQVNSQTR, translated from the coding sequence ATGGCTGGCATAGTATCAGTTTCCCGCACGGATTTAGCCCAGCGTCGTAAGAAATTACGTCGGCAGCGGCAGATGAAAATTATTCAGGCTATTTGGCGAACTTTTGCCGTTACAGGTCTGGCTGGTGGATTGCTGTGGGCGGCAATTCAACCTATGTGGGTGCTAAATGCTCCTGCACAAATAGTAATCAAGTCAGGCAATCAATTACTGTCAGATAAGGTGATTCAATCACTGCTGGTGCTATCTTACCCTCAGTCTTTGTGGCGGATTGAACCGAATGCGATCGCCAAATCTTTGCAGCAACAACCGACTATTGCCCAAGCCACTGTCAGCCGTCGTCTGTTTCCTCCTGGGTTAATGATCGAAATCAAGGAACGAGTACCAGTGGCGATCGCGCTGCGTGCAGTGCCGGAGGCCATCGCCCAAACTCAAAAAGAGCAACGCTTACTAGATGCCAGTGGGGTTTTGATGCCTTTAGAAAAATACAAGTCACTTAATCCGACAGCAAAATTGCCCAGTCTCAAAGTTATTGGCTCACCAGAAAAATACCGCCCCTACTGGACTCAGATTTATCAAGCTGTCAGCCAAAGTTCCGTGAAAGTCATGGAAATTAATTGCCAAGATCCCACAAATTTAATTTTGAAAACAGAACTAGGAAAGGTGCATCTCGGTGCCTTCATTACCCAGTTGCCTGAACAAATCAAGGTACTTGCCCAAATGCGCCATCTACCCACAAAACTCAATCCCAGTCAAATAGAGTACATTGATCTGAAAAATCCCGAATTTCCATTAGTACAAATGAACCAAAACAAACAGCAGGTTAACTCCCAAACACGCTAG
- a CDS encoding P-loop NTPase fold protein, producing MRTPLNLSRFYKACNPSYTLNMGDKLERQYYIDFADVRGCKIVEELQRTISRISPDEPTCQLFTGHIGCGKSTELQRLKAELEVAGFHVVYFESSQDLDMADIDVSDILLSVARQVSFSLEAIGIKLKPGYFTNLFKEIGDFLQSPIELSGEAELSLGIAKITAKTKDSAQTRNQLRQYLEPRTNSILQAINEELLEKAVQQLKQRGQKGLVVIVDNLDRVDMRPVASGRTQPEYLFIDRGEQLRRLKCHVVYTIPLALIFSNEYETLKNRLGGGIAPKILPMVLVRQRDGSDHEPGMSLLRQLVLARAFPEVSWNARPLLITELFEHPETLDRICRVSGGHIRNLLGLLYSCLQRQDPPFSKNCLEAVIKDYRDDLLLAIDEYQWDLLFEVVQKQSVKGESDYQSLLRSMYLFEYRDPQGRWFGISPALAETQKVLAWQNNK from the coding sequence ATGAGAACTCCACTGAATTTGTCACGGTTTTATAAAGCTTGTAACCCTAGCTACACACTAAATATGGGTGACAAGCTAGAACGGCAGTACTATATAGATTTTGCTGATGTACGTGGTTGCAAGATTGTTGAAGAATTGCAACGGACTATCAGCCGTATTTCTCCCGATGAGCCGACCTGCCAATTATTTACAGGTCATATTGGCTGCGGTAAATCCACAGAGTTGCAGCGCCTCAAAGCAGAACTGGAAGTAGCAGGATTTCATGTAGTCTATTTTGAATCCAGTCAAGACCTGGATATGGCTGATATTGATGTCAGCGATATTTTGCTGAGTGTAGCCCGTCAAGTCAGTTTCAGTTTAGAAGCAATTGGCATCAAGCTAAAACCGGGTTATTTCACCAATTTGTTTAAAGAAATAGGCGATTTTTTGCAAAGCCCCATTGAGCTTTCTGGAGAAGCTGAGTTGTCCTTAGGTATTGCCAAAATTACTGCCAAAACCAAAGATAGCGCCCAGACGCGTAATCAACTCAGACAATATCTAGAACCCCGTACCAATAGTATTTTGCAAGCGATTAACGAAGAGTTATTAGAAAAAGCTGTTCAACAGCTCAAACAACGGGGCCAAAAAGGACTGGTGGTGATCGTAGATAACTTGGATCGAGTGGATATGCGTCCTGTAGCATCCGGACGTACGCAACCAGAGTACCTCTTTATCGACCGAGGCGAACAGTTACGCCGACTCAAATGTCACGTAGTTTACACAATTCCCTTAGCGTTAATTTTTTCCAATGAGTACGAGACATTGAAAAATCGATTGGGTGGAGGTATTGCACCTAAGATACTGCCAATGGTATTAGTGCGGCAAAGAGACGGCAGTGATCACGAACCAGGAATGTCACTATTGCGCCAGCTAGTCTTAGCAAGAGCTTTTCCAGAAGTTTCCTGGAATGCCAGACCATTATTAATCACAGAGTTATTCGAGCATCCAGAAACCCTAGATCGAATATGCCGCGTCAGTGGTGGTCACATTCGTAACTTATTGGGTTTGCTTTATAGCTGTCTGCAACGGCAAGATCCACCTTTTTCCAAGAACTGTTTAGAAGCCGTGATTAAAGACTACCGAGATGACTTGCTATTAGCTATTGATGAATACCAGTGGGATTTACTGTTTGAAGTAGTGCAGAAGCAGAGTGTTAAAGGCGAGTCTGACTACCAGAGCTTACTGCGAAGTATGTATCTATTTGAATACCGTGATCCTCAAGGGCGCTGGTTTGGTATCAGTCCAGCATTGGCAGAAACACAAAAAGTTCTCGCCTGGCAAAACAACAAGTAG
- a CDS encoding tetratricopeptide repeat protein — protein sequence MKQYFSDWDEDSPPEPEAAYQDLVRALKRNSGFGLYFVQCSPGEAEQVIGKIPQDLPQKKVEVLRLVEPISNLYERVIDLYSNKQFEVLLITGLEYSLYKYEKRKFGEITEGQFSNLSSVPPILNHLNQQRERFRDDFPISFVFLVRSFSLNYLLHRAPDFFDWRSAVFELPTTPEVVELESSRLILEGDYGEYLKLAPEEKIEKILEIQDLLDEQHQTENIRASLQFELGGLLHAAQEYESALASYEKSVKIQPHYPEGWYRRGNALGSLELHAEALASFEQAVRIKCDYYQAWFNKGIALYKLERFKEAIASFDEAVKIKPDYHQAWFKRGVTLDELERYEEAIASFDETIKIKPDSHLAWYNRGFALLNLNRYEDAIASFDAALKLKPDYQEAWNNRGTALLNLKRYEDAIASFDAALKTQPDSQNTGNSQGITLGDLRTEENANTSVNQTVKIQPDLHQAFYNKACCYAIQGNLDSALENLQKAINLNPDKYRKRAKTDTNFDGIRKDERFQALIQ from the coding sequence ATGAAACAATATTTTAGCGATTGGGATGAAGACTCTCCCCCTGAACCTGAAGCAGCCTATCAAGACTTGGTTCGCGCACTCAAGCGTAACTCAGGTTTTGGCTTGTATTTTGTGCAATGTAGTCCTGGGGAAGCTGAACAGGTGATTGGTAAAATTCCCCAGGATTTACCGCAGAAAAAAGTTGAAGTTTTGCGCTTGGTTGAGCCAATTAGCAATTTATATGAGCGGGTAATTGACCTTTATAGCAATAAGCAATTTGAAGTTTTATTGATTACTGGTTTAGAATATTCTCTCTACAAGTATGAAAAAAGAAAGTTTGGCGAAATCACTGAAGGACAATTTAGTAATTTAAGCAGTGTTCCGCCTATTTTAAATCATTTAAACCAACAACGAGAAAGGTTTAGAGATGATTTCCCCATTTCTTTTGTTTTTCTTGTGCGGTCATTTTCTCTTAACTATTTACTTCATCGCGCCCCAGATTTCTTTGACTGGCGTTCGGCTGTATTTGAACTACCAACAACACCAGAAGTTGTAGAGTTAGAGTCATCTCGCCTGATTTTAGAGGGAGACTATGGGGAATATTTGAAACTTGCACCTGAGGAAAAGATTGAAAAGATTTTAGAAATACAAGACTTGCTGGATGAGCAGCATCAAACAGAGAATATTCGCGCGAGTTTACAATTTGAATTGGGTGGTTTATTACATGCTGCTCAAGAATATGAATCAGCACTCGCTTCTTACGAAAAATCAGTAAAAATTCAACCGCATTATCCAGAAGGTTGGTATCGTCGGGGAAATGCTTTAGGGAGTTTAGAACTGCACGCGGAAGCGTTAGCCTCTTTTGAGCAAGCGGTGAGAATAAAATGTGATTATTACCAAGCTTGGTTTAATAAGGGGATAGCGCTTTATAAGTTAGAACGCTTTAAGGAAGCGATCGCATCTTTTGACGAAGCTGTAAAAATTAAACCTGATTACCACCAAGCTTGGTTTAAGCGCGGTGTGACGCTGGATGAGTTAGAACGCTATGAGGAAGCGATCGCATCTTTTGACGAAACTATCAAAATTAAACCTGATTCCCACCTGGCTTGGTATAACCGAGGCTTTGCGCTACTGAATCTCAACCGCTATGAAGATGCGATCGCTTCCTTCGACGCAGCACTGAAGCTGAAACCCGATTACCAAGAGGCTTGGAACAACCGAGGAACCGCGCTGCTGAATCTCAAACGCTATGAAGATGCGATCGCATCCTTCGACGCAGCGCTGAAGACTCAACCAGATTCCCAAAACACTGGAAATAGCCAGGGGATTACCTTGGGGGATTTGAGAACGGAGGAAAATGCAAATACCTCTGTTAACCAAACGGTGAAAATTCAACCTGATTTACACCAGGCTTTCTATAACAAAGCTTGCTGTTATGCCATTCAAGGTAATCTTGATTCAGCACTAGAAAATCTGCAAAAAGCAATAAATCTGAATCCTGACAAATATCGAAAGAGGGCAAAAACTGATACCAATTTTGATGGAATTCGCAAAGATGAGCGCTTTCAAGCATTAATTCAATAA
- the grxC gene encoding glutaredoxin 3 yields the protein MAAKVEIYSWRTCPFCIRAKNLLTNKGVEFIEYSIDGDEVAREQMAERANGRRSVPQIFINDNHIGGCDDIHALDRQGKLDELLVASNSL from the coding sequence ATGGCTGCAAAAGTAGAAATTTACAGTTGGAGAACTTGCCCTTTTTGCATTCGTGCCAAAAATTTGCTGACGAACAAGGGGGTTGAATTTATTGAATACAGCATCGATGGAGACGAGGTAGCTAGAGAGCAAATGGCTGAAAGGGCAAACGGACGCCGCTCTGTACCACAAATTTTTATCAATGACAATCATATTGGTGGCTGTGATGATATCCACGCTTTAGATCGTCAAGGCAAGTTGGATGAGCTACTAGTTGCTAGCAATAGCCTGTAA
- the hflX gene encoding GTPase HflX: METIFGNLQGLKSSQLKQLQRLYHQRIPGDRITTPDFAQRLAAISTDINQPVCTYINRRGQVIRVGVGTPRQTQIPPMELPRYGAERLSGIRCIATHLKPEPPNEAALTAMALQRLDALVVLNITGTGFTRRGGGAAGYVKEVYLAHLVSNTNQLVLNQPSVVGNASPPTPLPNQDTAISSNISQPLSLDDLAEQDFIDLVEGLEEEFRREFIAQEVDADHERVLLIGVLTDGKTAQQFQDSLSELARLVDTAGGDVLQTVQQKRSRLHPQTVVGEGKVQEIALTAQTLGASLVVFDRDLSPTQVRNLEAQIGVRVVDRTEVILDIFAQRAQSRAGKLQVELAQLEYMMPRLTGRGQTMSRLGGGIGTRGPGETKLETERRAIQKRISRLQQEVNQLQAHRSRLRQRRQHREVPSVALVGYTNAGKSTLLNALTNSEVYTADQLFATLDPTTRRLIIPHADTNEPQETLITDTVGFIHELPASLMDAFRATLEEVTEADALLHLVDLSHPAWLSHIRSVREILAQMPVTPGPALVAFNKIDQVNSETLALAKEEFPLAIFISASQRLGLETLRLRLSQLIEYAVGCE, from the coding sequence ATAGAGACTATCTTTGGTAATCTCCAAGGTTTAAAGTCCAGCCAGCTGAAACAACTACAGCGGCTATATCACCAGCGCATACCGGGCGATCGCATCACCACGCCCGATTTTGCCCAGCGTCTGGCAGCAATTAGCACGGACATCAATCAGCCAGTGTGTACTTACATCAACCGACGCGGACAAGTGATTCGTGTCGGGGTAGGTACACCACGACAAACACAAATTCCGCCGATGGAACTGCCCCGTTACGGTGCAGAACGACTCAGCGGGATTCGTTGCATAGCGACCCATCTCAAGCCAGAACCGCCAAATGAGGCAGCACTGACAGCGATGGCGCTGCAACGGTTAGACGCTTTAGTGGTGCTAAATATCACGGGAACGGGATTTACACGGCGAGGCGGTGGCGCTGCTGGGTACGTGAAAGAAGTTTATTTAGCTCATTTGGTATCAAATACCAATCAGCTAGTCTTAAATCAGCCATCAGTAGTTGGTAATGCCAGTCCACCCACACCTCTACCGAACCAAGACACAGCAATCTCTTCCAACATCTCCCAGCCTCTGAGCTTAGATGACCTGGCAGAGCAGGATTTTATTGACTTGGTGGAAGGGCTAGAAGAAGAATTCCGGCGGGAATTCATCGCCCAGGAAGTAGATGCTGACCATGAGCGCGTCCTACTTATTGGGGTGCTGACCGATGGTAAAACTGCCCAACAATTCCAGGATTCCTTGTCAGAGTTGGCGCGGTTGGTAGATACTGCTGGCGGAGACGTATTGCAGACAGTGCAACAAAAGCGATCGCGCCTTCATCCCCAAACAGTAGTCGGCGAAGGCAAAGTACAAGAAATTGCCCTCACCGCCCAAACATTGGGAGCCAGTCTTGTCGTCTTTGACCGCGACCTCTCACCAACCCAAGTCCGCAACTTAGAAGCGCAAATTGGTGTCCGGGTAGTTGACCGCACAGAAGTAATTTTAGATATCTTTGCCCAACGCGCCCAGTCCCGTGCTGGTAAGTTGCAAGTAGAACTGGCACAGCTAGAATATATGATGCCGCGCCTGACTGGAAGAGGACAGACAATGTCCCGACTAGGGGGCGGTATTGGGACTCGCGGCCCTGGTGAAACTAAACTAGAAACAGAACGCCGGGCAATTCAGAAGCGGATTTCCCGATTGCAACAAGAAGTCAACCAGTTGCAAGCCCATCGTTCACGGTTACGACAACGGCGACAACATCGAGAAGTTCCTTCAGTCGCTTTGGTGGGTTATACCAACGCCGGCAAGTCCACCTTGCTGAACGCCCTCACTAACTCAGAAGTGTACACAGCCGACCAGTTGTTTGCTACACTCGACCCCACCACGCGCCGTCTAATCATTCCCCATGCGGATACTAATGAACCCCAGGAAACTCTAATTACAGATACTGTAGGGTTTATTCACGAGTTACCTGCATCCTTAATGGATGCCTTCCGTGCCACCTTGGAGGAAGTGACAGAAGCCGATGCCCTACTGCATTTGGTAGATTTGTCTCATCCCGCTTGGTTGAGTCATATTCGCTCCGTCAGGGAAATCCTCGCGCAAATGCCAGTAACTCCCGGCCCGGCATTGGTTGCTTTTAACAAGATAGATCAAGTAAATAGCGAAACACTGGCTTTAGCTAAAGAAGAGTTTCCTCTAGCGATCTTTATTTCCGCCAGCCAGCGGTTGGGATTAGAAACCCTACGCCTGCGTCTATCTCAGTTGATTGAATACGCCGTAGGTTGTGAGTAA